In the Oncorhynchus gorbuscha isolate QuinsamMale2020 ecotype Even-year linkage group LG05, OgorEven_v1.0, whole genome shotgun sequence genome, one interval contains:
- the LOC124036496 gene encoding vesicle-associated membrane protein 8-like isoform X1, with protein MQSGSRRLEEEQGEVVEQDKVRTLQSQVEGVKDIMTQNVDRILARGERLDDLMGKSEDLQAGAEDFKHTSQKVARSYWWKNMKLWVVIVVIVLVIILIIILLSTGVIPTSSPVPPLPKPTKRPN; from the exons ATGCAAAGTGGAAGCAGAAGACTCGAAGAG GAGCAGGGAGAGGTGGTGGAGCAGGACAAGGTGAGGACCCTGCAGTCTCAGGTGGAGGGAGTGAAGGACATCATGACCCAGAACGTGGACCGGATCCTGGCCCGGGGAGAGAGGCTGGACGACTTGATGGGCAAGTCCGAGGACCTGCAGGCTGGG gcTGAGGACTTCAAGCACACGTCCCAGAAGGTGGCTCGCTCCTACTGGTGGAAGAACATGAAGCTGTGGGTGGTGATCGTGGTCATTGTCCTCGTCATAATCCTCATCATCATACTGCTCAGCACTGGCGTCATCCCAACCAGCTCCCCTGTTCCACCACTTCCCAAACCTACTAAAAGACCAAACTAG
- the LOC124036496 gene encoding vesicle-associated membrane protein 8-like isoform X2 → MDNDLEQGEVVEQDKVRTLQSQVEGVKDIMTQNVDRILARGERLDDLMGKSEDLQAGAEDFKHTSQKVARSYWWKNMKLWVVIVVIVLVIILIIILLSTGVIPTSSPVPPLPKPTKRPN, encoded by the exons ATGGATAATGATTTG GAGCAGGGAGAGGTGGTGGAGCAGGACAAGGTGAGGACCCTGCAGTCTCAGGTGGAGGGAGTGAAGGACATCATGACCCAGAACGTGGACCGGATCCTGGCCCGGGGAGAGAGGCTGGACGACTTGATGGGCAAGTCCGAGGACCTGCAGGCTGGG gcTGAGGACTTCAAGCACACGTCCCAGAAGGTGGCTCGCTCCTACTGGTGGAAGAACATGAAGCTGTGGGTGGTGATCGTGGTCATTGTCCTCGTCATAATCCTCATCATCATACTGCTCAGCACTGGCGTCATCCCAACCAGCTCCCCTGTTCCACCACTTCCCAAACCTACTAAAAGACCAAACTAG